From Brevibacterium ihuae, the proteins below share one genomic window:
- a CDS encoding IS30 family transposase, with product MPGPRLTVTERAQIEVLFGQGLSFPQIAARIGRDRSTVWREVARNNAYRGNSLAGAGSRHPRGSRAGAPGWGGAYRWVYSHAHAHRRALKRARRPRAMKLRPGWGKPYPALWHVVAEKLRCRWSPQQISAWLRTQYPQQPENHVSHETIYQAIYYQARGGMRQELARQVALRTGRGQRRSQSREAKAGRGAKPWTVDFTISSRPAEAADRAVPGHWEGDLVLGARGSSAIITLVERSTRFVMLGSLPSSRVSQEVIRVLIELMGQLPEHLRASLTWDQGAEMSAVADFRIATDCEVYFCDPHAPWQRGTNENTNGLLRQYFPRSTTDFRAISQAELDAVAAELNARPRKTLKWKTPAQALNEHLVATTP from the coding sequence GTGCCTGGACCCAGATTGACAGTGACGGAACGTGCGCAGATCGAGGTGCTCTTCGGGCAGGGATTGTCCTTCCCGCAGATCGCTGCTCGGATCGGCCGGGACCGGTCCACGGTATGGCGTGAGGTCGCACGCAACAACGCCTACCGGGGCAACAGCCTCGCGGGTGCCGGTTCCCGGCATCCGCGGGGATCGCGTGCCGGCGCACCGGGCTGGGGCGGGGCATATCGGTGGGTGTACTCACACGCCCATGCCCACCGACGGGCGCTGAAACGCGCACGCCGACCACGCGCGATGAAGCTGCGTCCCGGTTGGGGCAAACCCTACCCCGCGCTGTGGCACGTGGTGGCCGAGAAGCTGCGGTGCCGGTGGTCGCCGCAGCAGATCAGTGCTTGGCTGAGGACGCAGTATCCCCAGCAGCCGGAGAATCACGTGTCCCACGAAACGATCTACCAAGCGATCTATTACCAGGCCAGGGGCGGGATGCGTCAGGAACTCGCCCGGCAGGTCGCGCTGCGTACCGGTCGCGGTCAGCGCCGGTCGCAGTCCCGGGAAGCCAAGGCCGGGCGCGGGGCGAAGCCCTGGACGGTGGACTTCACCATCTCTTCCCGCCCGGCTGAGGCCGCTGATCGGGCGGTGCCCGGGCACTGGGAAGGCGATCTCGTGCTCGGGGCGCGGGGGTCCTCGGCGATCATCACGCTGGTGGAACGTTCCACCCGGTTCGTGATGCTCGGCAGTCTGCCGTCCTCGCGGGTCAGTCAGGAGGTGATCCGGGTCCTCATCGAGTTGATGGGACAGCTGCCGGAACACCTACGGGCATCGTTGACCTGGGACCAGGGAGCGGAGATGTCTGCCGTGGCTGACTTCCGGATCGCTACCGATTGCGAGGTGTATTTCTGTGACCCGCATGCGCCCTGGCAGCGTGGGACGAACGAGAACACCAACGGGCTGCTGCGGCAGTACTTCCCCCGCTCGACCACGGACTTCCGGGCTATCAGCCAGGCCGAGCTCGATGCTGTCGCCGCCGAGCTCAATGCCCGCCCCCGCAAGACTCTGAAATGGAAAACCCCAGCTCAAGCCCTGAACGAACACCTCGTTGCAACAACCCCTTGA
- a CDS encoding nucleotide pyrophosphohydrolase codes for MSEKSLMRDLRAFTDDRDWDRFHSPENLSKSIAIESAELLECFQWGHEPDLVHVQEELADVLTYSYLLAEKLGLEPEAIVRAKLEKTATKYPAPQSAPSSE; via the coding sequence ATGAGTGAGAAGTCCCTGATGCGCGACCTTCGCGCGTTCACCGACGACCGCGACTGGGATCGCTTCCATAGCCCGGAGAACCTATCGAAATCGATCGCTATCGAGTCAGCAGAACTTCTGGAGTGCTTCCAATGGGGCCATGAACCTGACCTGGTCCATGTGCAGGAAGAACTGGCGGATGTGCTGACCTATTCCTATCTCCTGGCCGAGAAGCTGGGGCTCGAACCGGAGGCCATCGTCCGAGCGAAGCTCGAGAAGACCGCAACGAAGTATCCAGCGCCGCAGAGCGCGCCGTCATCGGAGTGA
- a CDS encoding DUF2075 domain-containing protein, with amino-acid sequence MAEFSIERHRFTGTEVERLARVDKRYTNWPVVYILNDDASVYVGETINAVNRMKQHLMSDSKKSLDVMRILVDASFNKSSCLDLESYLIRLFAGDGNFAVLNRNEGIIDSDYYDRRRYQETFEQIFQELHTQGLFGQSIPEIVNSDLFKLSPFKSLNFEQARSVARLLDELSADVDGSSESTFVIQGDPGTGKTIIAIYLIKLLRDIQNYNPLDDVDADSIFSRFFTEESRDRLDDLSIGFVVPQQSLRSSVISVFKKTPYLDHTCVLTPYDVGDAEEDFDLLIVDEAHRLNQRASQSSGMRNRDFARINTQLFGEDDKSLTQLDWILKRSRHRMFLLDPSQSVMPADLSSARTSQLINEARSTRHYVQLHSQMRVSGGHDYIEYVGEIFSSDPPRRRHFGEYDLRLFTNFTDMADELDHREAESSLARLVAGYAWKWKTRGVSPKKEPHAHDFVLDGLPLRWNSTPKDWVNSTVWMTSSDSVLEKTFVREVGSIHTVQGYDLNYTGVIIGPDLRFDPVKKRLYVSRENYFDTKGKQNNNMLGINYTDDDLRAFIINIYRVLMTRGIRGTYVYACDESLRDYLSQFLPTWTSEEHRPTV; translated from the coding sequence ATGGCCGAGTTCAGCATCGAGCGGCACCGCTTCACGGGTACCGAGGTGGAACGCTTGGCACGCGTCGATAAGCGTTACACGAACTGGCCGGTGGTCTACATCCTCAATGACGACGCTTCAGTCTATGTGGGCGAGACGATCAACGCAGTCAACCGGATGAAGCAGCACCTGATGTCGGACTCCAAGAAGAGCCTCGACGTCATGAGGATTCTCGTCGACGCCTCGTTCAACAAGTCGTCGTGCCTTGACCTCGAGTCGTATCTCATCCGACTCTTCGCAGGGGACGGGAACTTCGCGGTCCTCAACCGCAATGAGGGCATAATCGACTCCGACTACTACGACAGGCGTCGTTACCAGGAGACCTTCGAGCAGATCTTCCAGGAACTGCACACACAGGGCCTCTTCGGTCAGTCGATACCGGAGATCGTGAACTCCGATCTGTTCAAGCTCTCCCCGTTCAAATCACTCAACTTCGAGCAGGCTCGCTCGGTCGCACGACTTCTTGACGAACTCTCCGCCGATGTCGACGGATCGAGCGAGAGCACCTTCGTCATCCAGGGCGATCCCGGAACCGGGAAGACGATCATCGCGATCTACCTCATCAAACTCCTCCGCGACATCCAGAACTACAACCCTCTTGATGACGTCGATGCCGATTCGATCTTCTCCCGGTTCTTCACTGAGGAATCCAGAGATCGCCTGGACGATCTCTCGATCGGATTCGTCGTACCACAGCAATCCCTGCGAAGCTCCGTGATCTCCGTCTTCAAGAAGACCCCATACCTCGATCACACGTGTGTCCTCACTCCATACGATGTGGGAGACGCAGAGGAGGATTTCGATCTTCTCATCGTCGATGAAGCACATCGGCTGAATCAGCGTGCGAGCCAATCATCAGGAATGCGCAATCGAGATTTCGCGAGGATCAACACCCAGCTGTTCGGTGAAGACGATAAATCCCTCACACAGCTCGATTGGATTCTCAAACGCAGCCGGCACCGGATGTTCCTCCTCGATCCGTCTCAGTCGGTGATGCCGGCGGATCTTTCCTCCGCTCGAACATCCCAGCTCATCAATGAGGCCCGCTCGACCCGCCACTATGTGCAGCTGCACTCACAAATGCGTGTGAGCGGAGGTCATGACTACATCGAGTACGTCGGCGAGATCTTCTCCTCAGATCCACCACGAAGAAGGCACTTCGGAGAGTACGACCTCCGTCTGTTCACCAATTTCACCGATATGGCTGATGAGCTTGATCACCGCGAAGCCGAGTCGTCGCTCGCTCGCCTGGTCGCCGGTTACGCCTGGAAGTGGAAGACACGCGGTGTCAGTCCGAAGAAGGAGCCCCACGCGCACGATTTCGTGCTGGATGGACTGCCGCTGCGGTGGAACTCCACTCCCAAGGACTGGGTGAATTCCACGGTGTGGATGACCTCTTCGGATTCGGTGCTCGAGAAGACATTCGTGAGGGAGGTCGGATCGATCCACACCGTACAGGGATACGACCTCAACTACACGGGCGTCATCATCGGCCCCGACCTCCGATTCGATCCGGTGAAGAAGCGCCTGTACGTCTCCCGAGAGAACTACTTCGACACCAAGGGCAAGCAGAACAACAACATGCTCGGCATCAACTACACCGACGACGACCTGCGCGCTTTCATCATCAACATCTACCGGGTGCTCATGACGCGCGGTATTCGCGGGACCTATGTCTATGCGTGCGACGAGTCATTGCGCGACTACCTGTCGCAGTTCCTGCCGACTTGGACCTCGGAGGAGCACAGGCCCACCGTGTGA
- the ppk2 gene encoding polyphosphate kinase 2, protein MHPHQRENLREYIDKLRLEGYTVQEGHTADPDLIDPGGKAVETWREGYPYDERLDRESYEMEKYKLQIELLKFQYWGQDNGLRHVLLFEGRDAAGKGGTIKRFTEHLNPRAARVVALNKPSDREQGQWYFQRYVQHLPTEGEIVLFDRSWYNRGNVERVMGFCSDEEYETFMRQAPVFEQMLLDSGIHVTKFWFSVTQHEQRTRFAIRQLDPVRQWKLSPMDLESLDKWEEYTAAKEATFLRTDTDYAPWVTIKSNDKKRARLNAMRYFLNQFEYEGRDDSVVYPADEKLVQRGRDAVGD, encoded by the coding sequence ATGCATCCGCACCAGCGTGAGAACCTGCGCGAGTACATCGACAAGCTGCGCCTCGAGGGGTACACGGTCCAGGAGGGGCACACCGCTGACCCGGATCTCATCGATCCCGGAGGCAAGGCCGTCGAGACATGGCGCGAGGGATACCCCTACGATGAGCGGCTCGATCGCGAGTCGTACGAGATGGAAAAGTACAAGCTCCAGATCGAGCTGCTGAAGTTCCAGTACTGGGGTCAGGACAACGGTCTGCGCCATGTGCTCCTGTTCGAGGGCCGCGACGCCGCCGGCAAGGGCGGCACGATCAAGCGCTTCACCGAGCATCTGAATCCGCGTGCCGCGCGCGTGGTCGCGCTCAACAAGCCCTCCGACCGCGAACAGGGCCAGTGGTACTTCCAGCGCTACGTCCAGCACCTGCCCACCGAGGGCGAGATCGTGCTGTTCGATCGCTCGTGGTACAACCGCGGCAACGTCGAGCGCGTCATGGGATTCTGCTCCGACGAGGAGTACGAGACGTTCATGCGCCAGGCGCCGGTGTTTGAGCAGATGCTCCTCGACTCCGGCATCCACGTGACGAAGTTCTGGTTCTCCGTCACCCAGCACGAGCAACGCACGCGCTTCGCGATCCGCCAGCTCGACCCAGTGCGGCAGTGGAAGCTCTCGCCGATGGATCTCGAGTCCCTCGACAAATGGGAGGAGTACACGGCGGCGAAGGAGGCGACCTTCCTCCGGACGGACACCGACTACGCGCCCTGGGTGACGATCAAGTCGAACGATAAGAAACGCGCGCGCCTCAACGCGATGCGCTATTTCCTCAACCAGTTCGAGTACGAGGGGCGCGACGACTCGGTCGTGTACCCGGCGGACGAGAAGCTCGTGCAGCGCGGACGCGACGCCGTCGGCGACTGA